A single genomic interval of Oncorhynchus tshawytscha isolate Ot180627B linkage group LG15, Otsh_v2.0, whole genome shotgun sequence harbors:
- the LOC112215067 gene encoding glycoprotein hormone alpha-2 — protein FSSFLSTPAAFNVTIRSDRRGTCKGTHVVYACVGYCESSAFPSRYSVLVASNFTHNITSASRCCTISKDAKIKVRLKCPRARHHNNIEILTARACHCDMCRKSHY, from the exons ttctcctctttcctctccactcctgcAGCATTTAACGTGACCATCCGTAGTGACCGGCGTGGGACATGTAAGGGAACCCATGTTGTGTATGCCTGTGTTGGATACTGTGAGTCCAGTGCCTTTCCCTCACGCTACTCTGTCCTGGTGGCATCTAACTTCACTCACAACATCACCTCAGCGTCAAGATGTTGTACCATCAGCAAGGATGCAAAG ATCAAAGTTCGTCTGAAATGCCCTCGTGCTCGTCATCACAACAACATTGAGATCCTGACGGCGCGGGCCTGTCACTGCGACATGTGTCGCAAGTCACACTACTGA